A region from the Arachis ipaensis cultivar K30076 chromosome B01, Araip1.1, whole genome shotgun sequence genome encodes:
- the LOC107609215 gene encoding uncharacterized protein LOC107609215, whose amino-acid sequence MQRKYDKYWGTPNVINMLLLIAIVLDPCHKLDFVNWILDESFGVEKGGELKSKLSTCLNSLYNHYQGKEDESQRNQDAMINEEDEDDILNIYLQSTGRDSDAKSELDRYLKEDCEPRNKSAELDILGSGRVIQPDFLFLHVWLEKF is encoded by the coding sequence ATGCAAAGAAAATATGACAAGTATTGGGGAACTCCAAATGTCATTAACATGTTGTTGTTGATTGCAATTGTGCTTGATCCATGTCACAAGTTGGATTTTGTAAATTGGATTTTGGATGAGTCATTTGGTGTTGAAAAGGGAGGAGAACTCAAGTCAAAATTGTCTACTTGCTTGAATTCCCTTTATAATCACTACCAAGGCAAAGAAGATGAATCTCAAAGAAATCAAGATGCAATGATcaatgaagaggatgaagatgatatCCTGAATATTTATTTACAGTCAACTGGACGTGATTCAGATGCTAAATCTGAACTTGACAGATATCTGAAAGAAGATTGTGAGCCTAGAAACAAGTCGGCAGAGTTGGATATTTTGGGTAGTGGAAGGGTAATTCAACCCGATTTCCTATTCTTGCACGTATGGCTCGAGAAGTTTTAG